One Gemmatimonadales bacterium DNA segment encodes these proteins:
- a CDS encoding protein kinase, with amino-acid sequence MVDSTSTALSGALADRYTIERELGAGGMATVYLAHDIKHDRKVAIKVLRPELAAVIGAERFLSEIKTTANLQHPHILSLFDSGTVDGTVFYVMPFVDGESLRDRLAREKQLPIADAVRIASETADALQYAHQHGVIHRDIKPENILLHGGHALVADFGIALAASKTGGARMTETGMSLGTPQYMSPEQAMGERELDARTDVYALGCTTYEMLTGEPPFTGPTAQAIVAKVMTAEPVDAATLRKSIPADVADAVHTAMQKLPADRFASAAEFAAALQGQGGPQRTTTMRAAARPAARPGGLVAALAGAVVVLAALLLWQRGRSPAAISVGSVRFVVTGDSIGRPVASQSWPAIVSPDGKELLYAGATGDGSYALFLRPVDDLAAHMIPGTEHALQPVFSPDGRWIAFEADGKIKKVSLDGGAAVALGSDNAGDGMAWTSRGIVVATGDHGLKLLPVSGGAFQPLTRVTDTARDTHIWPIVLDDGTTLLFSVWHGGNAANTPIEEASVTNGVTRPVGVNGVRALGMVGNVLIYLQLDGNVMAVPLDRRSWHASGTPVPLLDSIPICQTCNGDAPITLNTRGDVAYMRGAEHFTLWWSGADGPVRQIVPDPRFYLHPRLSPDGKRIAVEITNAGLHDIWVLDVATATLTRMTHSGNNTQPEWTADGSHLVFLQTTDSTAGAAVAEQPTNFLGDATVIAPSVPERTDAIPTPDGHSILTFDRASLVTRLVIHRIGDSIAATWDAVHGQVFDGQFSPDGHFFAYISDESGAFEAYLRTWPDSSAKVQVSSGGAAEMRWSPDGRTLYYVSGNKLIGATITTTPALAVTSRKDAATGLFSVGAYSSANFDVGHDGNQFLTLRPADRNLGLVVGLHWDASVRARLAGNGSP; translated from the coding sequence ATGGTAGACTCCACTTCGACTGCGCTCAGCGGAGCCCTCGCCGACCGCTACACCATCGAGCGCGAACTCGGCGCCGGCGGGATGGCGACGGTCTATCTCGCGCACGACATCAAGCACGATCGCAAGGTCGCGATCAAGGTGTTGCGACCCGAACTCGCCGCCGTCATCGGCGCCGAGCGGTTCCTGTCGGAGATCAAGACGACGGCGAACCTGCAACATCCGCACATCCTGTCGCTGTTCGATTCGGGGACGGTCGATGGAACCGTCTTCTACGTCATGCCGTTCGTCGACGGCGAATCGCTGCGTGATCGCCTCGCCCGCGAGAAGCAGCTGCCCATCGCCGATGCGGTGCGGATCGCGAGCGAAACCGCCGACGCGCTGCAGTACGCTCACCAGCACGGCGTGATCCACCGAGACATCAAGCCGGAGAATATCCTGCTGCACGGCGGGCACGCGCTGGTCGCCGACTTCGGCATCGCGCTCGCCGCGTCGAAGACCGGTGGCGCCCGGATGACCGAAACCGGGATGTCCCTCGGCACGCCACAGTACATGTCGCCCGAGCAGGCGATGGGCGAGCGCGAGCTCGACGCCCGCACCGACGTCTACGCCCTCGGCTGCACCACCTACGAGATGCTCACCGGCGAGCCGCCGTTCACCGGCCCCACCGCGCAGGCGATCGTGGCAAAGGTGATGACTGCCGAGCCGGTCGATGCGGCAACGCTGCGGAAGAGCATCCCCGCGGATGTCGCCGACGCGGTACACACCGCGATGCAGAAGCTCCCCGCCGATCGCTTCGCGTCTGCGGCGGAATTCGCAGCGGCACTGCAGGGACAGGGCGGCCCGCAGCGCACCACCACGATGCGAGCGGCAGCCCGGCCGGCTGCCCGGCCAGGAGGATTGGTGGCCGCGCTCGCTGGGGCCGTGGTCGTTCTCGCTGCGCTCCTGCTCTGGCAGCGTGGTCGCTCGCCCGCGGCAATCTCGGTCGGTTCCGTGCGATTCGTTGTCACTGGGGACAGCATCGGCCGGCCGGTCGCTTCGCAGTCGTGGCCGGCGATCGTATCGCCCGACGGCAAGGAACTGTTGTACGCCGGTGCGACCGGCGATGGCAGCTACGCCTTGTTCCTTCGGCCGGTGGACGATCTCGCCGCCCACATGATCCCGGGAACGGAGCACGCGCTGCAGCCGGTCTTCTCTCCCGATGGTCGCTGGATTGCGTTCGAAGCCGACGGAAAGATCAAGAAGGTGTCGCTCGACGGCGGCGCGGCGGTGGCACTCGGATCCGACAACGCCGGCGACGGGATGGCGTGGACGTCGCGCGGGATCGTCGTCGCGACCGGGGATCACGGACTCAAGCTCCTGCCGGTTTCGGGGGGAGCATTCCAGCCGCTGACCCGCGTCACCGACACCGCGCGCGACACGCACATCTGGCCCATCGTCCTCGACGACGGCACCACCCTGCTCTTCTCGGTCTGGCACGGCGGCAATGCCGCGAATACTCCGATCGAGGAAGCCTCCGTCACCAATGGAGTAACGCGTCCCGTCGGCGTGAACGGTGTGCGCGCGCTGGGCATGGTGGGCAACGTGCTGATCTACCTGCAGCTCGACGGCAACGTGATGGCGGTGCCGCTCGATCGCCGGAGCTGGCACGCATCCGGGACGCCGGTTCCGCTCCTCGACTCGATCCCGATCTGCCAGACGTGCAATGGCGACGCACCGATCACCCTCAACACTCGTGGCGACGTCGCCTACATGCGGGGCGCCGAGCACTTCACGCTCTGGTGGAGCGGAGCGGACGGGCCCGTCCGCCAGATCGTTCCTGATCCCCGGTTCTACCTCCATCCACGTCTCTCGCCCGACGGCAAGCGCATCGCGGTCGAGATCACCAACGCCGGCCTGCACGACATCTGGGTCCTCGACGTGGCGACGGCCACGCTGACGCGGATGACGCATTCGGGAAACAATACCCAGCCCGAGTGGACAGCCGACGGATCGCATCTCGTCTTCCTGCAGACCACGGACAGCACTGCCGGTGCGGCCGTGGCCGAACAGCCGACGAATTTTCTTGGCGATGCAACGGTCATTGCCCCGAGCGTGCCCGAGCGTACTGATGCCATTCCAACGCCCGACGGGCACAGTATCCTCACCTTTGATCGTGCCAGTCTTGTGACCCGGCTGGTGATTCACCGCATTGGCGACAGTATCGCCGCCACCTGGGATGCCGTTCACGGCCAGGTATTCGACGGCCAGTTTTCGCCGGACGGCCATTTCTTCGCGTACATCTCGGACGAATCTGGTGCGTTCGAGGCGTACCTGCGCACCTGGCCCGATTCGAGCGCAAAGGTGCAGGTGTCGTCGGGCGGCGCCGCGGAGATGCGGTGGAGTCCCGATGGCCGCACCCTGTACTATGTGTCGGGCAACAAGCTGATCGGCGCCACCATCACGACGACGCCTGCGCTGGCGGTCACCTCGCGCAAGGATGCGGCAACCGGCCTCTTCTCCGTCGGTGCGTACAGCTCCGCCAATTTCGATGTCGGTCACGACGGTAATCAGTTTCTCACGCTCCGCCCCGCGGATCGCAATCTTGGATTGGTGGTCGGGTTGCACTGGGATGCATCGGTGCGCGCCCGCCTTGCCGGAAACGGATCGCCATGA
- a CDS encoding protein kinase produces MPEADALDRLTAALSDRYAFERELGAGGMATVYLAHDLRHDRKVAIKVLRPELAAVIGAERFLKEIKTTANLQHPHILGLIDSGTAERLLWYAMPYVDGESLRDRLMREKQLPVADAVRIATETASALDYAHRHGVIHRDIKPENILLHDGSALVADFGIALAASTAGTRMTETGMSLGTPHYMSPEQAMGEREITARSDVYALGCITYEMLAGEPPFTGPTAQAIIARVMTEEPRSLTLQRKTIPLHVEAAVQQALQKLPADRFASAAEFASALHTPITAPSTAAARPGRRRRHLAWPAATAVAVTAAIWFALHRSSPSDQLQLARQLTFDGNVTIAAISPDGNSLAYVTDDCLGQAYTCNLTLRVRDVDGTQSVAVEKSWRAISDVKWSPNGAMLAIRGSPDSTDEAIYLTDKLGGSLRPLRVHASAMAFTHDSRLLAVATGADRQTLARYDVVSLGQVDSVAIPPSWHVADMSYSPTGDRLIAYVSATSRNDALYALLTPKGDVIDSVQATDARSYVRWAGDGAAILQFEFSPGIADDLYRIPIDARHIHPERRTIALGQAPTGYRGALDVAPTGRAVMVLAQTSQQLLLFRSAGAPPAWQSLTDRTGYFEPWSISPDGHFVAVTATDNLSDNLALLPLDSGVAARTVTASRGEHEFPEISPDGKQVAYVSWVQIPGRLVVIDANGGSERQILPGTSTNFAWLAADSIVAMRADTFIVVDTTGKEIHRMVIPGAPSAGQTTERLVKDPASQRVAYWSDVTSAVVVADLARGTARTIAHHQTPLLPVGWNHDGSVYAYDIEDPAEALSGQRHRRLVRIPPDSAKLVPVVDLPAECVTVVVDTDARHIICNVHRIKPDVWLADKAGRSRW; encoded by the coding sequence CTGCCAGAAGCCGACGCACTCGACCGCCTGACCGCTGCGCTGTCCGATCGCTATGCCTTCGAGCGCGAACTCGGCGCCGGCGGGATGGCCACGGTCTATCTCGCGCACGACCTGAGGCACGACCGGAAGGTGGCGATCAAGGTCCTCCGACCTGAGCTCGCCGCCGTGATCGGTGCCGAGCGGTTCCTCAAGGAGATCAAGACCACCGCCAACCTGCAGCACCCGCACATTCTCGGACTGATCGACTCGGGGACCGCTGAAAGGCTGCTCTGGTATGCCATGCCGTACGTCGACGGCGAATCGCTGCGTGATCGGCTGATGCGGGAGAAACAGCTCCCGGTCGCCGACGCCGTCCGCATCGCTACCGAGACTGCAAGCGCGCTCGACTACGCCCACCGCCACGGCGTTATCCATCGCGACATCAAGCCCGAGAACATCCTGCTGCACGATGGAAGCGCGCTCGTCGCCGACTTCGGCATCGCGCTCGCCGCCAGCACCGCAGGCACCCGAATGACCGAGACCGGCATGTCCCTCGGCACGCCCCACTACATGTCCCCGGAACAGGCGATGGGTGAGCGCGAGATCACCGCGCGCAGTGATGTCTATGCGCTCGGTTGCATCACGTACGAGATGCTGGCGGGGGAACCACCGTTTACCGGTCCGACAGCGCAGGCGATCATCGCCCGCGTCATGACCGAAGAGCCGCGGTCGTTGACGCTGCAGCGAAAGACGATCCCGTTGCACGTCGAGGCGGCGGTCCAGCAAGCACTGCAGAAGCTTCCGGCCGATCGGTTCGCGAGCGCCGCGGAGTTCGCCAGCGCCCTTCACACGCCGATCACGGCGCCGAGCACCGCGGCGGCGCGGCCTGGTCGGCGGCGCCGGCATCTGGCGTGGCCCGCCGCGACCGCCGTCGCGGTGACGGCTGCGATCTGGTTCGCGCTGCATCGGAGCTCGCCGTCCGATCAACTTCAGCTGGCACGGCAGCTGACATTCGACGGCAACGTGACGATCGCTGCCATTTCGCCCGACGGGAACTCGCTGGCGTACGTCACCGACGACTGCCTCGGCCAGGCGTACACCTGCAACCTGACGCTCCGGGTACGCGATGTCGACGGCACCCAATCGGTCGCCGTCGAGAAGTCGTGGCGAGCGATCTCCGACGTGAAGTGGTCTCCGAATGGCGCGATGCTCGCCATACGCGGCTCGCCCGATTCGACCGACGAGGCGATCTATCTCACCGACAAGCTCGGCGGCTCACTCCGGCCGTTGCGCGTGCACGCGAGCGCCATGGCGTTCACCCATGACAGCCGCCTCCTGGCAGTTGCCACCGGCGCGGACCGCCAGACGCTTGCCCGGTACGACGTGGTGTCGCTTGGCCAGGTCGACAGCGTCGCCATTCCGCCGAGCTGGCACGTCGCTGACATGAGCTATTCGCCGACCGGCGATCGATTGATCGCGTACGTCTCCGCCACGAGCCGCAACGACGCACTCTACGCGCTGCTCACGCCGAAGGGCGACGTGATCGATAGCGTGCAGGCGACGGACGCGCGGTCGTACGTCCGGTGGGCCGGCGACGGCGCGGCGATCCTGCAATTCGAGTTCTCTCCAGGCATCGCAGACGATCTTTACCGGATTCCGATCGACGCACGTCATATCCATCCGGAGCGCCGTACGATTGCCCTGGGCCAGGCGCCGACGGGATACCGCGGTGCCCTCGATGTCGCGCCGACAGGGCGCGCCGTCATGGTCCTCGCGCAGACGAGTCAGCAATTGCTCCTCTTCCGCAGTGCCGGCGCACCGCCGGCGTGGCAATCACTCACCGATCGGACGGGCTACTTCGAACCGTGGTCGATCTCGCCCGACGGCCACTTCGTCGCTGTCACGGCAACCGACAACCTCAGCGACAATCTTGCCCTGCTGCCGCTCGACAGCGGCGTGGCGGCGAGAACCGTGACCGCCTCTCGCGGCGAGCACGAATTCCCGGAGATTTCTCCCGATGGAAAGCAGGTGGCATACGTCTCGTGGGTGCAGATTCCCGGACGTCTGGTGGTCATTGATGCCAACGGCGGGAGCGAGCGCCAGATTCTTCCGGGGACCAGCACCAACTTCGCATGGCTGGCCGCCGATTCGATCGTCGCAATGCGTGCCGATACGTTCATCGTCGTCGACACCACCGGCAAGGAGATCCACCGGATGGTCATACCCGGCGCACCATCTGCGGGGCAGACGACCGAACGCCTTGTGAAGGATCCAGCCAGCCAACGCGTGGCGTACTGGTCGGACGTCACGTCGGCGGTGGTCGTTGCCGATCTTGCACGCGGGACCGCTCGCACCATCGCGCACCATCAGACACCGTTGCTCCCGGTCGGCTGGAATCACGACGGCTCGGTCTACGCCTACGACATCGAAGATCCGGCCGAAGCGTTATCGGGTCAGCGACACCGCCGACTGGTGCGCATTCCACCCGACAGCGCGAAGCTCGTTCCGGTGGTCGATCTGCCTGCCGAGTGCGTCACCGTTGTAGTTGATACCGACGCCCGCCACATCATCTGCAACGTGCACCGTATCAAGCCGGATGTCTGGCTCGCCGACAAGGCGGGACGATCGAGATGGTAG